From a region of the Lactuca sativa cultivar Salinas chromosome 4, Lsat_Salinas_v11, whole genome shotgun sequence genome:
- the LOC111899668 gene encoding DEAD-box ATP-dependent RNA helicase 9, mitochondrial, producing MNSLLFKTSSKRLTNLASLTTCNPLKHLLIPSSTPPSPANRKESPSQSQTSHPKFGLLRSFHGSRWASIRASDMSTQAAGFAVAADHAYDGDRGTSSDGLEISKLGINQEIVSALAKKGITKLFPIQRAVLEPAMQGRDMIGRARTGTGKTLAFGIPIMDKIIKHNDKYGRGRNPLAIVLAPTRELARQVEKEFYESAPNLDTLCVYGGSPIQRQMSTLDRGVDVIVGTPGRVIDLIKRGALNLSEVKFAVLDEADQMLNVGFADDVETILDYLPKERQTMMFSATMPSWIIKLTHKYLKTPLTIDLVGDSDQKLADGITLYSISSEMRERPSLIGPLITEHANGGKCIVFTQTKRDADRLSYALQKSFKCEALHGDISQNQRERTLSGFRDGRFNVLVATDVAARGLDVPNVDLIIHYELPNSSEIFVHRSGRTGRAGKKGSAILMYSSQQWRDVKGYEREVGCKFSELPPIAVDPASRIEMGGGFGSSGGRFGDSGFGGRSGGFGSYGGSSPRGGGGGGFGRPSYGGSGGGGFRGPSSGGRSGGFGEDSSRSGGAGRRSGFGDFGSDRSGGFGGGRSGGFGGGSDRSSGFGSGGFGSQRSGGGGGGRFGSFGEDKDF from the exons ATGAATAGTCTCCTCTTCAAAACTTCTTCCAAGAGACTCACTAACCTTGCTTCCCTTACTACTTGCAACCCACTCAAACACCTTCTCATTCCTTCATCCACACCACCCTCACCCGCAAATCGTAAAGAATCTCCTAGCCAATCTCAAACTTCCCATCCAAAGTTTGGGTTATTGAGGAGTTTTCATGGGTCACGATGGGCGAGTATCAGGGCTTCCGATATGTCAACACAGGCTGCGGGATTTGCGGTCGCCGCCGATCACGCATACGACGGTGACAGGGGTACGTCTTCCGATGGTCTCGAGATCTCTAAGCTTGGGATAAATCAAGAGATTGTCTCGGCTCTTGCGAAAAAGGGTATAACCAAGCTCTTTCCCATTCAG AGGGCTGTGCTGGAGCCAGCAATGCAGGGGCGTGACATGATTGGGCGTGCTAGAACTGGAACAGGAAAGACTCTTGCTTTTGGCATTCCCATCATGGACAAGATCATTAAACACAACGATAAATATGG AAGAGGAAGGAATCCATTAGCCATTGTGTTGGCTCCTACTAGAGAGCTAGCTCGCCAAGTTGAAAAGGAATTCTATGAATCTGCACCGAATCTAGACACTCTGTGTGTCTATGGGGGATCACCCATTCAACGCCAGATGAGCACTCTTGATCGAGGTGTTGATGTGATTGTAGGCACCCCTGGACGTGTTATTGATTTGATCAAAAGAGGTGCTTTAAATCTTTCAGAAGTTAAGTTTGCAGTTCTTGATGAAGCTGATCAGATGCTCAATGTTGGATTTGCTGATGATGTTGAAACAATCCTTGATTATTTGCCAAAAGAACGTCAAACCATGATGTTTTCTGCTACTATGCCAAGTTGGATTATCAAACTTACCCATAAGTATCTCAAGACACCCTTAACAATTGATCTT GTTGGTGATTCAGACCAAAAATTGGCTGATGGGATAACACTATATTCTATTTCATCAGAAATGCGGGAGAGACCATCACTTATAGGACCACTAATAACA gaGCATGCGAATGGTGGGAAATGTATAGTTTTCACCCAAACAAAGCGTGATGCAGATCGATTATCATATGCATTGCAGAAGAGCTTCAAATGTGAAGCTTTGCATGGAGACATTTCACAAAATCAAAGGGAGAGAACTCTTTCAGGGTTTAGAGATGGGCGATTTAATGTTTTAGTAGCCACTGATGTTGCTGCACGTGGCCTTGATGTTCCTAATGTTGATCTG attATACATTATGAGCTTCCCAACTCATCAGAAATATTTGTTCATCGATCTGGGCGAACGGGTCGTGCTGGAAAGAAAGGAAGTGCAATTCTCATGTATTCTTCTCAACAGTGGAGAGATGTCAAGGGATATGAGCGTGAAGTAGGATGCAAATTTTCAGAG CTTCCTCCAATTGCTGTTGATCCTGCATCAAGAATCGAGATGGGTGGTGGTTTTGGTTCTTCTGGTGGCAGATTTGGTGACTCTGGGTTTGGTGGTAGATCGGGTGGTTTTGGTTCTTATGGTGGCTCGTCACcacgtggtggtggtggcggcggctTTGGTAGGCCTAGTTATGGCGGCTCAGGTGGCGGTGGGTTCAGAGGGCCGAGCTCTGGTGGACGGTCTGGCGGCTTTGGTGAAGATTCGAGTCGGTCGGGTGGGGCGGGTCGTAGAAGTGGGTTTGGGGACTTTGGTTCGGACCGGTCTGGCGGTTTTGGTGGCGGCCGGTCAGGTGGGTTCGGTGGTGGTTCGGACCGGTCAAGTGGGTTTGGGTCAGGTGGATTTGGTAGTCAGCggtctggtggtggtggtggtggtcggtTTGGTAGTTTTGGAGAAGATAAAGATTTCTAA